One stretch of Priestia megaterium DNA includes these proteins:
- a CDS encoding sensor histidine kinase produces MSIQLRFILTYISIVFVFIILLFLSGFLIFFSITGDADFVRKLYSHSYEYKLLTPEEENAFLDLKLLSEKKPEQLLRPETVKKYEFENIDIVIQKNTEIVYASESIKGENLRKYLPKHQKSKGNHSYQQDMLRIGKQYFTYINLDFPFSNQEKGSIYVLRKISPYVGIINRIFPFLIFLLLILVIVIIGFLNYLVSRSIIKPIRELKEAAEKIKQGDLHFEISANSKDEIGELTQAFEEMRQKLKSSVELQIQYEDNRKQLLSSISHDLRTPITSIVGYVEGIQDGVANTPDKLSKYLLTISTKAKDMNALIDELFLFSKLDLHEIPFVFKKLNISAFMESYVQELQFEMSEHDIDVLFSNDSLTTLYAKADAEQLRRVLINLTTNSIKFMDKERRRIDIVLSATESELIIEVKDNGAGISPEALAHIFDRFYRAEQSRNSNTGGSGLGLAIAKQIVERHGGDIWALSKLGEGTSIFFSLQKMNENGDTHEEDIVN; encoded by the coding sequence ATGTCAATTCAGCTGCGTTTTATTTTAACGTATATCAGTATTGTGTTTGTCTTTATTATTTTGCTTTTTTTATCGGGCTTTCTCATTTTCTTCTCCATTACTGGAGACGCCGATTTTGTAAGAAAACTGTACAGTCACTCCTATGAGTATAAATTGTTAACGCCAGAAGAAGAAAATGCATTCTTAGATTTAAAGTTATTGAGTGAAAAAAAACCAGAACAGCTGCTGCGGCCGGAGACGGTTAAAAAATATGAATTTGAAAATATTGATATTGTGATTCAAAAAAACACAGAGATTGTATATGCTTCAGAATCCATTAAAGGAGAAAACCTTCGTAAATACTTGCCAAAGCATCAAAAAAGTAAAGGAAATCATTCGTATCAGCAGGATATGCTGCGCATAGGCAAGCAGTACTTTACATATATCAACCTTGATTTTCCTTTCTCGAATCAAGAAAAAGGAAGCATTTACGTTTTGCGAAAAATCAGCCCTTATGTAGGCATTATTAATCGAATTTTCCCTTTTTTAATCTTTCTACTATTAATTTTAGTAATTGTGATTATTGGATTTTTAAACTATCTTGTTTCAAGAAGCATTATTAAACCCATTCGTGAATTAAAAGAAGCGGCTGAAAAAATAAAACAAGGTGATCTTCACTTTGAGATCTCTGCTAATTCAAAGGATGAAATAGGCGAATTAACGCAAGCTTTTGAAGAAATGAGGCAAAAACTAAAATCTTCTGTTGAACTGCAAATTCAATATGAAGATAACCGAAAGCAGCTGCTTTCAAGTATTTCACACGATTTACGAACTCCTATTACTTCCATTGTAGGATATGTAGAAGGAATTCAAGATGGAGTAGCTAATACGCCAGATAAGCTTTCTAAATATTTGTTAACGATTTCAACGAAAGCAAAAGACATGAATGCGTTAATCGATGAGCTGTTTTTATTTTCTAAATTGGATTTGCACGAAATTCCATTTGTGTTTAAAAAACTTAATATTTCTGCATTTATGGAAAGTTATGTGCAAGAGCTTCAGTTTGAAATGAGCGAACATGATATTGATGTTTTATTTTCCAATGATTCTCTAACGACACTGTATGCAAAGGCAGATGCTGAGCAGCTGCGAAGAGTTTTAATAAATTTAACAACCAACAGTATTAAATTTATGGATAAAGAAAGAAGAAGAATCGATATCGTTCTTTCTGCTACCGAAAGTGAACTCATTATTGAAGTGAAAGATAACGGCGCAGGGATTTCACCGGAAGCATTAGCGCATATTTTTGACCGGTTTTATCGAGCAGAACAGTCCCGCAATAGCAATACTGGAGGAAGTGGACTTGGACTAGCCATTGCAAAACAAATCGTTGAACGCCACGGGGGAGACATCTGGGCACTAAGTAAACTTGGCGAAGGAACAAGTATTTTCTTTTCTTTGCAAAAAATGAATGAAAATGGTGATACACATGAAGAAGATATTGTTAATTGA
- a CDS encoding GNAT family N-acetyltransferase has translation MKIIKATSSHIPSVARLYVDSWRITYKGLVPDAYLKNLSYKQSEEKWSLFLTEPSHFILLAIDEREEIVGFSAGKPHLSRAEIYALYVCKKVQKQGIGHLLFSHSVKEFADQQYTSMIIWAMKKNKKAVQFYKKSGGKKILNRTSQFGETKVEDEAYGWERLPSI, from the coding sequence ATGAAAATTATTAAAGCTACTTCCTCTCACATCCCTTCCGTTGCCCGTTTATACGTAGACAGCTGGCGCATTACATACAAAGGGTTAGTACCTGATGCTTATTTAAAAAACTTGTCTTATAAGCAAAGTGAAGAAAAATGGTCCCTTTTTCTTACCGAGCCTTCTCATTTTATTTTGCTCGCTATTGATGAACGAGAAGAGATTGTCGGCTTTTCAGCAGGTAAGCCTCATTTGTCCCGTGCTGAAATATACGCGCTATACGTTTGCAAGAAAGTGCAAAAACAAGGAATTGGCCATCTTCTATTTTCTCATTCAGTAAAAGAATTTGCTGATCAGCAATATACGTCTATGATTATTTGGGCTATGAAGAAAAATAAGAAAGCCGTTCAGTTTTATAAAAAATCAGGCGGCAAAAAAATCTTGAATCGCACAAGTCAGTTTGGAGAAACTAAAGTTGAAGACGAAGCATACGGTTGGGAACGTCTTCCTTCTATATAA
- a CDS encoding MDR family MFS transporter gives MSRTETKRGPIISSLVIGAFVAILNETLLTIAFNDLMKEFSLEPSSVQWLSTAYMLVIGILVPVTALLCQWFTTRQMFLSAMILFLAGTLICGFAPTFSILLVGRIIQALGTGLLLPVLMNTILAIYPPEKRGGAMGLIGLVIMFAPALGPTLSGIIIDTFTWRWLFFLVVPLVIFSIIFAAVYLKNVSELTKPKVDFLSIILSSLGFGGVVYGFSTAGEGEGWGNPVVIYSLIIGLVGLLFFIWRQLRLKEPMLDIRAFRYRMFSVAAAMLTIMMMTLFSTLILLPMYLQGALLLTSVAAGLVLLPGGLINGLLSPVAGVLFDKFGPKALVTPGLVLVILSLGFFSQLSASTGVAYVVALHVMMLIGISMVMMPAQTTGLNQLPKQLYPHGTAIMNTLQQVSGAIGTALFVSIMSSGKESYLKGVNEPNTALAQVNGLISGLQQAFFIAAIVGTIALVLSFFLKRTQAPENSSVGVPIK, from the coding sequence ATGAGTCGTACAGAAACAAAACGAGGTCCTATTATTTCATCACTAGTAATAGGTGCATTTGTAGCTATTTTAAATGAAACGCTTTTGACCATTGCGTTTAACGATTTAATGAAAGAGTTTAGCCTTGAACCATCTAGCGTACAGTGGCTGTCAACAGCGTATATGCTTGTGATTGGTATATTGGTCCCTGTCACAGCGCTTCTTTGTCAATGGTTTACCACTCGACAAATGTTCTTAAGTGCGATGATTTTATTTTTAGCTGGAACGTTGATTTGTGGCTTTGCGCCTACTTTTTCGATCCTGCTGGTTGGGCGAATTATCCAAGCTTTGGGTACAGGGCTGTTGCTTCCAGTTTTAATGAATACCATTTTGGCGATTTACCCCCCGGAAAAGCGAGGAGGAGCCATGGGGCTGATTGGTTTAGTCATTATGTTCGCCCCTGCACTGGGACCTACACTTTCAGGTATTATTATTGATACATTTACGTGGAGATGGCTTTTCTTTTTAGTGGTGCCTCTAGTCATCTTTTCCATTATATTTGCCGCTGTTTACTTGAAAAATGTATCGGAGCTCACGAAGCCAAAAGTAGATTTTTTATCTATAATCCTGTCTAGCTTGGGCTTTGGAGGAGTCGTGTATGGCTTCAGCACAGCAGGTGAAGGAGAAGGGTGGGGGAATCCTGTGGTTATTTATTCCCTTATTATTGGACTGGTGGGGCTACTCTTTTTTATTTGGCGTCAGCTGCGTTTGAAAGAACCTATGCTTGATATTCGAGCTTTTCGCTACCGAATGTTTTCAGTAGCTGCTGCTATGCTGACCATTATGATGATGACGCTATTTTCTACGTTGATTTTGCTTCCTATGTATCTCCAGGGGGCGCTGCTTTTAACATCAGTAGCAGCTGGTCTTGTGCTGTTGCCAGGTGGCTTAATTAATGGTTTGTTATCTCCGGTGGCAGGAGTGCTATTTGATAAGTTTGGTCCTAAAGCATTAGTCACTCCAGGTCTTGTGCTCGTTATCCTATCTCTTGGATTTTTTAGTCAACTTTCTGCTTCTACGGGTGTAGCTTATGTTGTTGCGCTGCACGTGATGATGTTGATTGGTATTTCGATGGTGATGATGCCTGCACAGACTACCGGGTTAAATCAGCTTCCTAAGCAGCTGTATCCCCATGGCACAGCAATAATGAATACATTACAACAAGTGTCCGGGGCAATTGGAACTGCGCTATTTGTCAGTATTATGTCTTCTGGAAAAGAGAGTTACTTAAAAGGGGTAAATGAACCAAATACAGCTTTAGCACAAGTGAATGGACTGATTTCCGGATTGCAGCAAGCATTTTTTATTGCTGCTATTGTTGGAACGATTGCCCTCGTCTTATCTTTTTTTCTAAAACGAACTCAAGCTCCAGAAAATTCTTCGGTAGGAGTTCCTATTAAATAA
- a CDS encoding SMI1/KNR4 family protein translates to MIEKIINSLRKRLWENNNVIEVCKNEGEVYRTTCTFFDGVSKNQLNVFEEEMHVSLPEDYKQFLQLTNGCNLFIDADKKITGNLYSLEDVRETAYKSQSLYMTIGSVGEEEIIIDSKKSAHPAYMIVKKRNASFQDAHVLHMNFQKWLDCFIVSQGNCFWYWNELCSKVHSTDKKTTAQ, encoded by the coding sequence ATGATTGAAAAAATAATAAATTCACTTCGAAAGCGGCTGTGGGAAAACAATAATGTTATAGAAGTGTGTAAAAATGAAGGAGAAGTATACAGAACCACTTGTACTTTTTTTGATGGAGTAAGCAAGAACCAACTGAATGTTTTTGAAGAAGAAATGCATGTATCACTCCCTGAAGACTACAAGCAGTTTTTGCAGCTAACAAATGGGTGTAATTTGTTCATTGATGCTGACAAAAAAATAACAGGGAATCTTTATAGCTTAGAAGATGTAAGAGAAACAGCTTATAAAAGTCAGAGTCTCTATATGACAATTGGGTCTGTTGGAGAAGAAGAGATTATCATTGACTCCAAAAAATCAGCGCATCCTGCATATATGATAGTAAAAAAGCGGAACGCATCGTTTCAAGATGCACATGTATTACATATGAATTTTCAGAAATGGCTGGATTGTTTTATAGTGAGTCAAGGGAATTGTTTTTGGTACTGGAATGAGCTTTGTAGCAAAGTTCATTCAACGGATAAAAAGACGACGGCTCAATAA
- a CDS encoding APC family permease produces the protein MDNKGPFKKTISLLDLTLIGLGAIFGSAWLFAVSNVATQAGPAGSFSWVIGGVIILLIGLVYAELGAALPRTGGIIRYPVYSHGHLVGYMISFITIVAYTSLIAIEVTAVRQYVAYWFPGLTKSGSDSPTISGWILQFVLLCLFFLLNYWSVKAFAKSNIIISIFKYFVPLTVIVTLAFYFKSGNFTMGEFAPGGFDGIQAAIATGGVMFAYLGLHPIVSVAGEVKNPQRNIPIALVICIILAALIYTALQVLFIGAIPSDMIKGGWSGIQDKFSLPFKDIAVVLGLGWLATLVILDAILSPGGNGNIFMNTTSRLIYAWSRNGTLFKTFAHVDKKTGIPRSSLWLSLGLSIFWTLPFPSWNALVNVCSVALILSYAIAPISSAAFMVNAKDLEKPFKLRGMSIIGPLSFIFSSFIVYWSGWKTISWLLTSQLVMFVIYLIFAKYVPTKEVSLRQQIKSTWWLVAYYIIMLFISYIGSFGGGKGLIDTPVDLIIIAVVSIGIYYWAKYTGLPKALIDYDHHPEQEEKAPV, from the coding sequence GATATCCCTATTAGATTTAACATTGATTGGATTAGGGGCTATTTTTGGCTCCGCTTGGCTGTTTGCCGTTAGTAATGTCGCTACGCAAGCAGGTCCTGCAGGAAGTTTTTCTTGGGTTATTGGTGGAGTTATTATTTTATTAATAGGCCTTGTATACGCTGAGCTAGGGGCTGCCTTGCCTCGTACAGGAGGAATTATCCGATATCCTGTTTATTCACACGGTCATCTTGTAGGCTATATGATTTCATTTATTACTATTGTAGCTTACACTAGCTTAATCGCTATCGAAGTAACAGCAGTGAGACAGTATGTGGCCTACTGGTTTCCGGGTTTAACAAAATCTGGATCTGATTCACCGACGATATCTGGATGGATTCTACAATTTGTGTTGCTTTGCTTATTCTTTTTACTCAATTACTGGAGTGTAAAAGCATTTGCGAAATCGAATATTATTATTTCTATTTTTAAATATTTTGTACCGCTTACGGTAATCGTAACGCTGGCATTTTATTTTAAGTCAGGAAACTTTACGATGGGAGAGTTTGCTCCCGGGGGGTTTGATGGTATCCAGGCCGCCATTGCCACAGGCGGGGTTATGTTTGCTTACTTAGGCCTTCATCCAATTGTATCAGTAGCTGGAGAGGTGAAAAATCCTCAGCGTAATATTCCAATTGCTCTTGTAATTTGTATCATTCTAGCAGCTCTCATTTATACTGCTCTACAAGTATTATTTATCGGAGCTATTCCATCTGACATGATTAAAGGCGGTTGGTCCGGCATTCAAGATAAATTCTCACTGCCATTTAAAGACATCGCTGTTGTTCTTGGCCTTGGCTGGCTAGCAACACTTGTTATTTTAGACGCTATTTTATCACCGGGTGGTAACGGTAATATTTTTATGAATACAACATCTAGACTTATCTATGCTTGGTCTCGTAACGGTACGCTATTTAAAACGTTTGCTCATGTGGATAAAAAAACAGGGATTCCACGATCATCTCTATGGCTTTCATTAGGACTTTCGATTTTTTGGACGCTGCCATTTCCTTCGTGGAATGCACTCGTAAACGTATGCTCTGTTGCGCTTATTCTTTCTTACGCGATTGCACCAATTTCATCAGCGGCCTTTATGGTGAACGCAAAAGATTTGGAAAAGCCTTTTAAATTAAGAGGAATGAGTATAATTGGTCCATTATCCTTTATTTTTTCTTCCTTTATTGTCTACTGGTCAGGCTGGAAGACTATTTCATGGCTGTTAACTTCTCAATTGGTTATGTTTGTTATTTACTTGATTTTTGCTAAATATGTGCCTACAAAAGAAGTAAGTCTTCGTCAGCAGATTAAGTCAACTTGGTGGTTAGTTGCTTATTATATCATCATGCTCTTTATTTCTTATATTGGTTCGTTCGGCGGAGGGAAGGGTTTGATCGATACGCCTGTAGACTTAATTATCATAGCGGTCGTATCCATTGGGATTTATTATTGGGCTAAATATACGGGCCTTCCAAAAGCGCTTATTGATTACGATCACCATCCTGAACAGGAAGAAAAAGCACCTGTATAA